The genomic segment TGCTGCATCAGCCAAGCAAGTGAAGTTTTATGATTTGGATGTGCCATTTATGTGGAACCTTCAAGGCAAAAACCTAGCTGATATCGGTCTTGAAATCGGCCGAGGCGAAGTGCTTTTGACAGAAGAAGATGGTATTGGGATTTCAGCATACTAAAGAAAGAAGGGATAATATGAACAAGTTAGTGGGCCGAAGCAATGCATTTCTTTGGCGGAAAAATGAAATGAATCCGGTGTTAGCAAATATCATAAAAGCGCGCCAAACCAGTGATTTAATACAAGTGACAAAAGAAGACGCAATGAAACTATACGATGACAGCCTTGTTGATTCGGATTTGCTTTATAACGATCTAGTAATTGTAGATAAAATCGAAGGCGATTGGGCAAAAGTAATTGTCCCATCTCAACATAGTTTTCTAGATAAACGTGGCTACCCGGGCTGGATGTTGCTAGAAGATCTAGCTGATACAGATAAAACAACTGAACATGACGAAAAATTAGCAGTAGTTGTTCCAAAAACGCAAATCACCTATGAAAATGGAGCGACAAGAGAAGTATCATTTGGAACACTTTTTTCTAAAATAGCAGAGGAAGAGAATTCCTATAAGGTTGAGACACCACATGGTCAAGCGACGATTTCACGAGCACATGTAGCTCTCCAAAATGAACCACGCGCAAATATTGGCGTTGATGTTGTCCAAATGGCGCTCCAATTCCTTGATTTGCCATACGTCTGGGCCGGCATCAGTAGCGCTGGTTTTGATTGCTCTGGCTTTGCATTCACACTTTATCGCACATGCGGGAAGTACATTGGTCGAGACGCAACAGAACAATCATTTGCCGGGGAAAAAATAGCTTATGCTGATGCAGAACCCGGTGACTTGCTGTTTTTTGCGTATGAAGAAGGAAAAGGCGAAGTTCACCACGTTGGCGTTTATATTGGAAATGACGAAATGGTTCATTCTCAAACACCCGGCTCCAAAGTGATTCTAACAAAAATAACTGGCAGCAAGTATGAACCAGAACTTTGCGTTACATCACGACATCGTTAAAAAAGGAGTGATGAAACTTTGAATAGTTACATGAAAATC from the Listeria seeligeri serovar 1/2b str. SLCC3954 genome contains:
- a CDS encoding C40 family peptidase — protein: MNKLVGRSNAFLWRKNEMNPVLANIIKARQTSDLIQVTKEDAMKLYDDSLVDSDLLYNDLVIVDKIEGDWAKVIVPSQHSFLDKRGYPGWMLLEDLADTDKTTEHDEKLAVVVPKTQITYENGATREVSFGTLFSKIAEEENSYKVETPHGQATISRAHVALQNEPRANIGVDVVQMALQFLDLPYVWAGISSAGFDCSGFAFTLYRTCGKYIGRDATEQSFAGEKIAYADAEPGDLLFFAYEEGKGEVHHVGVYIGNDEMVHSQTPGSKVILTKITGSKYEPELCVTSRHR